The Campylobacter hyointestinalis subsp. hyointestinalis nucleotide sequence GTCTATAAACTTTAACAACTCATTTATTCTAAATTTCTCATACGACTTATAGTAATCCCTCAAAAGATCTAATAACTCTTCTCTTAAAGATAAAAATTTATCATCGTCGTCTGTTTTACGAAAGTATCTTGTACCCTCAAATTTATCTATTATAGGCTTTTCAACGATCTCTCTTATAGATTTAGCGTTAAAATTACCTAAAAGATAGCTATTTGTGTAATTTAACTGCGAGTATCGCCCTAGCTCATCAAATTTACTAAGTACGTTTTTTGGATCTGGAAACGGATTATTTGCATCGATGTCTATCTCATCAAGTTTCATATATAGCTTTTCTATACTCTCTAAAACGCCATTTTTACCGCCTTCTACGCTTTGTATATAATGAGCAAATGAGCTTAAAAGTCCATTTTCATACAACGCTTTTATGAAATCAGCTCTTACAAGATCGCTTTCATCTTGTCCTACACTAAAATCTGGCATAAAACCTAAATTTAGACTAAACTGCCTAAGCACCATAGTAAAAAACGAATCAAAAGTAGATATTTTTAGCTCCGCTCTTAAAAAGCTGTCCATATATTTATCTCTTAGAGCTAAAACTTCATCTTCGCTAAGACCTAGCATAGCGCAAAGCTCTTCTAACTCTCCTTTTGATCTGCCGTCTTCTTTTAAATGAAGATCGCAAAAAGCAGAAGTGATACGCTGCTTCATCTCGTTTGCCGCTTTTTTTGTGAAAGTTAGTGCTAGGATCTTTGAGATGTCGTTTCCTTGCAAAACAAGAGCGATATAGCGAACTGAAAGAGCAAATGTTTTTCCACTTCCAGCGCTCGCTTCTAAAGCCAGATATGGCGTCATTTGAGCTCCTTTTTGCAAAACAAAGCGTAGTCACAATACGCACAAGCCTTAGGGTTTCTCTCAAAACAAACTTCGCTGGAAAACTCAGCTTTAAGAGAGTTTATACACTCTTTTAGCGTGTCTAAATTTGATCCGTTTTTTATAAATTCATTATTCAAAAAGCTAAAATAACAAGACTCACACTTCCCATAAAGAGCTTCATAGAATGCAAGTTGAAATGACTTTTCATTTACAGCTCCAGTTTTATAATCTATGAGTAGATCATAGTCTAGCCCTCTATCTATCCTATCGATTTTACCAGTTATTTCTATGCCACAAAGTTTACTAGTAAAAGTTTTTTCACACTCTATGACTTTAAATCCGGATCTAAAATGCTCATTTTGAATATTTTCAAATTCGTCTAATTTTAATTTAAAAAGCTCGAAATCAAGCAAATTTATTCTATTTTTATAGCTTTTCAAAATAGAATAAAACTCGTTTTTGTCAAATTTATCACTAAATTTAGAAAAATACGCCCTTAGACATTCGTGTATAATACTGCCAAATTCGTTTGCTTTTGTTTCATCTGTAAAATTTCTATATCCGCCAATTTTCAAAATATATTTATAATAATATTTTCTTTTACAAGTATTGTACGTATCTAGTCTCGAAAAAGATAGCGGATAGCTAAAAAAATCATGCTTTAAAATGATGTCTCTAAGAGATAAGTCCAGATTTGCACTTTCTTTATTTAATGCTTGCAAATAGCTGTCTTGTGGATATTTTTCATCTTTGTATATATCAAAATCTCGTGCAAATCTAGACACGATATGCTCTTCATCGCTAAGATAAGATATGCTTACGAATTTAGCACGATTTATCAAGCTTTCATAGTAAAATCTTTGTAAATTTTCTCTATCTAAATGACTGATCAGTCCTGCTTTTTTTCTCACAGATGAGCTTAAAAACATCTCTTTTTGGCTAGGATGCGGAACGAGATTGTCATTAAAGTCGACTATGACAACAGCGTCATAAATTTTTGATCTGCTCTCCAAGATCCCCAAAACAGTTACTTCGCCACCGCCGACCATACTAAGCGAGATCTCTTTTAGCTTCATCAAAAAGATCTCCAAAATAGCATCTAAGCTAAACTCATTATCGCTTAAAAGCTGTTTTAGGACAAATTGTTCATTTTTTAAGATCTCATTTATGTCACTGCTAATCTCCAAAGTATTTACAATATCCCAAAGCAGTTCACTAAATCTCTCAAAACTACATTTTTGCTGGTAATTTTCTAGCAATCTTTGATAAATTTCACTCGGAAATTTAAAATAATTAAGCAAAGAAATAATACTATTTAAGCTACTACTTTTTTCTAGATAGGCATCGTCAAAACTATATGCTAAGCCATCATCAAGAGCAGTTTTTAAAGCATTTAGCAAGATGTATATATTTTCATTTTTGAAACTTTTGCCCATCGCGTAGTTAAGCATATTGTTTTCATCAAGATTAACCAAAGTTTCGCAAAAGCTCTCATCTGGTAAAACAACTGCTATATTTTTAGGATCGACTCCTTTTCTGATGAACTCAGAAACTTCATCAAAAATATATGCGCATTGCAGACTTCTGATTGAAAATTCTTTTATTTTAATAGTGTGATTTTTAGAAGTTTCTTTTTGAGATACTATTTCTTTTTGACCTAAATTTAAAGTGTATTCTTTTCCTATATCGAATTTAAGCCCGGAAATTTGAGCTATGCTAGATACTGTTTTTTGATTAAATTTACTAGAAGTAAAATTTAAAAAAACAGAGCATTTTTTAGCTATGCTAGATATAATCTCAAGATCAAATTTAGACAAAATGCCGTCTATTTGCAAATGGATCTCATCATAATGTTTTATAAAGTCGAAATTTATCTCAAACTCATCACAAACGCTGATATCATCATAAAATCCACTATTTTTCAGCATAGCAAAATAAGTTTTTTGAAGCTCTTCAAGTATGCTTAAATGCTCATCATAACCAGCATACACATCACTTTGCCTAAGAGTATTTATATCGACTCGCTCTCTTTTTAACTCTTTAAAAAAAGAAAAAAGATAATCACTATTTTTTAGGAACGCAAAAAACTCAGTAGGGATACCGAGTTTGGCCGAAACTTTTTTAGTTGCTTTGGCCGCTTTTTGCATAATGAGAAGTCGCTCTACCAAACTAGCTTTTTTTAAATTTCTAACCAAAATCACTTTTTTTTCAAATTCAGCTATAGTTATAGCTTTTTGTAGAAGAGCATTTTTTAAAGAGTTGTTAGAGTAAAAATCCCTAACATTTCTTGAAGAACTCAGAACATTTAAAACTCTATTTTGCGTAAAATTCAAATTTATAAAATCCTATGCTATTTGGGTTAGAGGTAAGCTTCATCTTAACTTCCCAGCGTCCAGCTTTGTCTAAAATAAAGCTATTTATTTTAAGCTTTCCATTATCTAAGCTATATGTTAAGTTTTTATCAAAATCGCCAGTATGCGGTCTAGTTAGAAGTAAATTTATATCTAAATTTGAAGCATTAGTATCAAAAATGAGCTCTATAGGTTTGTTTATATCAACGACCGGAACTACCCTATTTCGTCTTAATATCTCTGGTTTATTTGTGTTATTTTTTTGATCTATTAGTATAGTTGCGTTTTGATCAAATTTAAAATCTAAGTCAAATTTAGCCTGAGCGGCATTTATTTCATTATAATTATTTTCAACGTTTTGATATTTATCAAAATAGAAATTATCCATATGTACCGGAAAGTCCAGCGAATAATAAATAGTATAAGCACAAGCACATACTATAGCAAAAATCGAACCCAAAATACCGTAAGGCCAAAATGTTTTTTTATGCATGAAGTCCTCTTTTAAATTTTCGCACCAAAAATACGACTATTACTAAAAACATCGAACCATAAACAAAATATCTAAGTAAATTTAATGTAGTTTTATTTGAATTTCCTATAGAATTTACTAAAATGACGTCTTTACTTTTAGCTACCATATCAGATATATCGGCGTATCCGTTTAGCATAGCTGCGTTGTAGATATCCTCACCTTTATTTGATACTAATATGGGAAGTATGGTTCCTACTTCAGGATAAGGGCTTAAAACAGCGTCTTTATCAAACAAAGCGTAAGCATCGTCTGAAGCAAATATATCTACTTTGCCTGATTTTTTATCTTCCGTTTTAGGTGAAATAGCTAATAAAATATAAGGTTTTTTAAGATTGCTTTCGTGATCTTTTGTAGCAGATCTCAGATCGCTATCTTTAGTAGTTATAAGATCTAAAGTTACGCCGGTTTTTTCTTTGAGTTCAGAACCTATTTGGTTCAATTTGGTTCTTACGTTATCACTTATAATGCCTGCATTGTCTATAACAATGCCATTTAAATTTGAAACTGATAAAAGAGCGGCTATCAAACCGCTCTTAAAAAATGTAGATAACTTCATCCGATAAATAGATGATTTGGAGTTAAAACAGACCAAGCAGTTATAGCTGCTGCTATTATAAGACCAATTACAATAAGTGAATCTAAAATATTTGACATTTTTACTCCTTGACTACCATAACTTCAGCTTCTTGAGTCATACTACTTTTCATTTGCACTGAAGTTGGATTTACGAGTTTATATGGTTTTTGCATAACATCTTGTTGAGACACGATGCCAAGATATGTTAAAACTCCCAAAATGCTTAGAAGTAAAACAGTAGCTATAAGCATACCAGTAACACCGCTAAGACCGAAAACAGATCTATTTGTATTTTCCACTTATTCTCCTTTTGAAAGTGAGATAACATACTCGCCAACAGCTTTTTCTTGTGTTGGATTTATTATGCCAGAACCTGTAAATTTAGGCATATGACCTATGTTTCCTACTTTACCGCGATTTAAGACATCAACGACAAATGCGCTTGAGCCATATATAGTAAGATCTGGAGCTTGTCCGTCCATACCTTTGCCATCATTGCCGTGACATGCAGCACAAGTAGCCCACGCTTCGCGTCCTGCTTCTACTAGATTTTCATTGCTTGTTTTCTTAATAGCAGAAATTTCTTTTGCAACAAAGGCTGCGATAGCTTTTGCGTCAGCAGCTTCAGCTAAGCCACTAGGCATCTCACCAAGTGGATAATCAAGCCCTTTTGAACCATTCATTATAACATCGTAAATAGCTTTTTCAGTTCCCCACATATTTAGATCGGCAGCTTTGCCGTTGATACCATCAGCTGTTATGCCATGGCAGCTAGCACATTGAAGTAAGAAAACTTGCTCGCCCATAGCTCTTAGCTCTTCACTACTTGCATTTGCGAATTTGCTTTGGAAATTATCGTTATAAGCTTTAACTTCTTCGTTATATTCGCCTATTTGAGAATATGAATTTAGTGGATATCCAGCCAAAAAGTACCATATAGCCCAAATAATAGTCAATACAAACACAACAGCCCAACCAAATGGCAGTGGATTTTTATATTCGCCTATTCCATCCCAGTTATGTTCGCTTAATTCTCCGCCCTCTTTTTTTACTTTCATCAGCTTAAATAGCCTACCAACGACAACAAGTGTCAATACAATGATAGCTATAGCGCCAAGAATAGTAAGCGAATTTACATTATCTTCTAGATTAAACCATTTCATTTTTCAACGCTCCTCTTAGCATTATCGTTATCTGTAGAAACATTTTCCAAGATCTCATCACTTAGATCATCATTTAGCGCTAGTTTAGAGTACTGCTCATAGTCACGTCTGCCGGCTTTTTCTGACTTCTTAAGATGAAACCAATAGCCATAAAGCAAAACCACCATAGCTACTAATAGTATAAAATAACCGTATGCTTGAAGTTCTCTCATTGTTTCTACGCTCATAACATAAACCTTATTTTAAGCTATTCAAGTATGCTATAAGTGCAACTATCTCGCGAATCTCGCCTCTAGCAAATGCATCTTTAACATCTTGATCTTTCATCTGTTCAACTATAGCAGCCGCTTCTTCATTTACCATAGTCTTAGCCTCTTCTAAAGTACCAAGTTTTGGCATACCTTCAGTATCATATGGTACGTTAAATACTTTTTTTACAGTAAATGCTTCTGCGTACG carries:
- a CDS encoding PD-(D/E)XK nuclease family protein, with translation MNFTQNRVLNVLSSSRNVRDFYSNNSLKNALLQKAITIAEFEKKVILVRNLKKASLVERLLIMQKAAKATKKVSAKLGIPTEFFAFLKNSDYLFSFFKELKRERVDINTLRQSDVYAGYDEHLSILEELQKTYFAMLKNSGFYDDISVCDEFEINFDFIKHYDEIHLQIDGILSKFDLEIISSIAKKCSVFLNFTSSKFNQKTVSSIAQISGLKFDIGKEYTLNLGQKEIVSQKETSKNHTIKIKEFSIRSLQCAYIFDEVSEFIRKGVDPKNIAVVLPDESFCETLVNLDENNMLNYAMGKSFKNENIYILLNALKTALDDGLAYSFDDAYLEKSSSLNSIISLLNYFKFPSEIYQRLLENYQQKCSFERFSELLWDIVNTLEISSDINEILKNEQFVLKQLLSDNEFSLDAILEIFLMKLKEISLSMVGGGEVTVLGILESRSKIYDAVVIVDFNDNLVPHPSQKEMFLSSSVRKKAGLISHLDRENLQRFYYESLINRAKFVSISYLSDEEHIVSRFARDFDIYKDEKYPQDSYLQALNKESANLDLSLRDIILKHDFFSYPLSFSRLDTYNTCKRKYYYKYILKIGGYRNFTDETKANEFGSIIHECLRAYFSKFSDKFDKNEFYSILKSYKNRINLLDFELFKLKLDEFENIQNEHFRSGFKVIECEKTFTSKLCGIEITGKIDRIDRGLDYDLLIDYKTGAVNEKSFQLAFYEALYGKCESCYFSFLNNEFIKNGSNLDTLKECINSLKAEFSSEVCFERNPKACAYCDYALFCKKELK
- a CDS encoding TPM domain-containing protein, which produces MIAALLSVSNLNGIVIDNAGIISDNVRTKLNQIGSELKEKTGVTLDLITTKDSDLRSATKDHESNLKKPYILLAISPKTEDKKSGKVDIFASDDAYALFDKDAVLSPYPEVGTILPILVSNKGEDIYNAAMLNGYADISDMVAKSKDVILVNSIGNSNKTTLNLLRYFVYGSMFLVIVVFLVRKFKRGLHA
- a CDS encoding DUF4006 family protein → MENTNRSVFGLSGVTGMLIATVLLLSILGVLTYLGIVSQQDVMQKPYKLVNPTSVQMKSSMTQEAEVMVVKE
- a CDS encoding cbb3-type cytochrome c oxidase N-terminal domain-containing protein; translated protein: MKWFNLEDNVNSLTILGAIAIIVLTLVVVGRLFKLMKVKKEGGELSEHNWDGIGEYKNPLPFGWAVVFVLTIIWAIWYFLAGYPLNSYSQIGEYNEEVKAYNDNFQSKFANASSEELRAMGEQVFLLQCASCHGITADGINGKAADLNMWGTEKAIYDVIMNGSKGLDYPLGEMPSGLAEAADAKAIAAFVAKEISAIKKTSNENLVEAGREAWATCAACHGNDGKGMDGQAPDLTIYGSSAFVVDVLNRGKVGNIGHMPKFTGSGIINPTQEKAVGEYVISLSKGE
- a CDS encoding cytochrome c oxidase, cbb3-type, CcoQ subunit — protein: MSVETMRELQAYGYFILLVAMVVLLYGYWFHLKKSEKAGRRDYEQYSKLALNDDLSDEILENVSTDNDNAKRSVEK